The Oncorhynchus masou masou isolate Uvic2021 unplaced genomic scaffold, UVic_Omas_1.1 unplaced_scaffold_5740, whole genome shotgun sequence genome includes a window with the following:
- the LOC135536208 gene encoding E3 ubiquitin-protein ligase SH3RF2-like, translating into MALINPQTASASADTKQSSTQQLSIRRGDGGVYGKFKEGWLRGLSLRTGKVGILPGNYVTPVLRTSARLLDSKAVTAGPGTVSGRRTSSSSKTPAVVLALDRVNSDGTSYSTGQRVPQQSVSMATQPMISTGGATRQSLHGVSSEGWDTVRRVFHRSQRGSSQRGKHYPHTTISSSSALQSQTNSQSSSQSSSQCSNHYPHTTTATSGLQPHSQSQSHSQNFSHIRGPGFSPALLRKKQHMSILPNHYRSLAWMSEGQVPPGGRSMKDRDTAAREVFDRQVLETRQVLETRQAASNGQHSIHSILVRPDALKNNTEKPTKSVRFLTQPDSPPPQPRTTSLPSGRQPPSSTRPGPPPLEVWAPSLTLGRDGPGIILKEGKAPVLRKGLETNPSDVLTSNQKPTSSLSSSAPSASMQSSSPSR; encoded by the exons ATGGCTCTGATCAACCCCCAGACCGCCTCCGCCTCAGCAGACACCAAACAGTCTTCCACTCAGCAGCTATCCATCA GAAGGGGAGATGGTGGGGTCTATGGGAAGTTTAAGGAGGGCTGGCTCCGAGGCCTCTCTCTACGGACGGGCAAAGTGGGCATCCTCCCTGGCAACTACGTCACACCTGTCCTCAG AACTTCTGCCAGGCTCTTGGATTCCAAGGCAGTGACAGCAGGCCCTGGCACAGTCTCTGGAAGAAGAACCTCCTCGTCCTCCAAAACGCCAGCGGTGGTTCTAGCTCTCGACAGGGTCAACTCAGATGGCACTAGTTACTCTACTGGACAACGGGTACCGCAGCAGTCTGTTTCCATGGCCACGCAGCCTATGATATCAACAGGCGGCGCCACCAGACAATCCCTGCATGGGGTGAGCTCGGAGGGATGGGACACAGTGAGGAGGGTCTTCCATCGTTCACAGAGAG GCTCATCTCAGCGGGGAAAACACTACCCCCACACCACCATCTCATCCAGCTCAGCCCTTCAATCCCAGACAAACAGTCAGAGCTCATCCCAGAGCTCGTCCCAATGCAGTAACCACTACCCCCACACTACCACTGCCACCTCAGGCCTTCAGCCCCATTCTCAGTCCCAATCCCACAGCCAGAACTTTAGCCACATCCGGGGCCCTGGCTTCTCCCCTGCTCTGCTCAGGAAGAAACAACACATGAGCATCCTGCCCAATCACTACAGATCTCTGGCCTGGATGTCTGAAGGTCAAGTGCCCCCTGGTGGTAGATCTATGAAGGACAGGGACACGGCTGCCAGAGAGGTGTTTGATAGGCAGGTGTTGGAGACGAGGCAGGTGTTGGAGACGAGGCAAGCAGCATCGAATGGTCAGCACTCCATACACTCTATCCTAGTGAGACCAGACGCCCTCAAGAACAACACAGAGAAG CCCACCAAGTCAGTGCGGTTCCTGACCCAGCCTGATTCCCCTCCACCACAGCCCAGGACCACCTCCCTGCCCTCGGGTCGCCAGCCTCCCTCCAGTACCCGGCCTGGTCCCCCTCCCCTGGAGGTCTGGGCTCCATCACTCACACTGGGGCGAGATGGGCCTGGGATCATACTGAAAGAAGGCAAGGCTCCTGTTCTCAGGAAAGGTCTGGAGACAAACCCCTCAGATGTTCTGACATCCAATCAGAAACCTACCTCTTCATTATCATCATCAGCACCATCTGCGTCAATGCAGTCCAGCAGCCCTAGCAGGTAG